A window of the Actinomycetota bacterium genome harbors these coding sequences:
- a CDS encoding type II toxin-antitoxin system HicA family toxin: MRLRDLERHLSAHGARKVAEGAKHTKWRSADGGRATAVPRHTEVGPGLARAICRQLGIPPPNQPG; encoded by the coding sequence GTGAGGCTCCGAGACCTCGAGCGCCACCTGTCGGCTCATGGCGCCCGCAAGGTTGCGGAGGGGGCGAAGCACACCAAGTGGCGCAGCGCCGACGGTGGCCGAGCCACCGCCGTCCCTCGTCACACCGAGGTCGGACCGGGTCTCGCGCGCGCGATCTGCCGCCAGCTCGGCATCCCGCCACCGAACCAGCCAGGCTGA
- the cofC gene encoding 2-phospho-L-lactate guanylyltransferase, with translation MRIVAIPVKALAKAKSRLAPVLSPLERAALTLAMLEDVLDAALSMSAWETWVVSPDEVVLEIAVRRRARPVPERKPPLSAAIRQVEDEAEERDASALAVLLGDLPLLTPGELAEALRTLGPVVAAPSTERDGTNLLVRRPPRVMPARFGKDSFRKHIEGARTRGLPVAVADAPGLVFDLDLPADVATLLRSPSGGRTRETCLELDLAARLAVRT, from the coding sequence GTGCGAATCGTGGCCATACCCGTCAAGGCGCTGGCCAAGGCGAAGAGCCGCCTGGCCCCGGTCCTCTCTCCGCTGGAGCGGGCGGCGCTCACCCTGGCCATGCTCGAGGACGTCCTCGATGCGGCGCTGTCGATGTCGGCGTGGGAGACGTGGGTGGTCTCTCCGGACGAAGTCGTCCTCGAGATCGCCGTGCGACGGCGGGCCCGGCCGGTCCCGGAGCGCAAGCCCCCGCTGTCGGCGGCCATCCGGCAGGTGGAGGATGAGGCGGAGGAGCGGGATGCGTCCGCGCTCGCGGTGCTGCTGGGCGACCTTCCGCTGCTCACGCCGGGAGAGCTCGCGGAAGCGCTGAGGACGCTCGGCCCCGTGGTGGCCGCACCCTCCACGGAGCGGGACGGGACCAACCTCCTGGTCCGGCGGCCGCCCCGGGTGATGCCGGCCCGGTTCGGCAAGGACTCCTTCCGCAAGCACATCGAGGGGGCGCGGACACGGGGGCTCCCCGTCGCGGTGGCAGACGCACCCGGGCTCGTGTTCGACCTGGACCTGCCCGCGGACGTGGCCACACTGCTCCGGTCGCCGAGTGGGGGCCGGACCCGGGAGACTTGCCTGGAATTGGACCTGGCGGCCAGACTAGCGGTCCGAACCTGA
- a CDS encoding calcium-binding protein gives MAPLLASTRRRRAGIATAPAVLFTVAVLLGAAVLLAACVRARTGSNGPGAAPPTTTPSPAPEGLTCHGRPATMVGTHGDDTLTGTPGPDVIVGLGGDDSIDGATGNDVICGGSGNDALYGLEDDDTIFGGPGNDFMAGGLSFMPENDHLDGGPGDDVIFAGSGDDTVIGGEGNDTLYGERGSDLIYGDQGDDALAGGENDDTIWGGPGNDRVYGNDENDTLYGGTGDDLTGGGRGHNSCQGGEIVLACGRVIFWKYHDPGPPPPAGSPAPTCHGLPATIVGTPGDDILKGTDGPDVMVSFGGNDIVNGLSGDDVICGGPGDDQLIGGPANDTLDGQGDDDTLFGNHGDDLLIGGPGDDDIYGREGADLENGGAGDDLLTGGAGGDARDELRGGPGRDVLFAAPGNDRLYGGPDDDVLDGEEGSDRVDGGPGNDVLVGGQGRDTITGDAGDDGLFGESEADDLDGGPGTDTLDGGRSVNHCHAEEVVFNC, from the coding sequence GTGGCTCCCCTCCTGGCATCCACGCGCCGGCGAAGGGCCGGCATCGCGACCGCGCCGGCCGTGCTGTTCACGGTTGCCGTGCTCCTCGGGGCGGCCGTGCTGCTCGCAGCGTGCGTGCGGGCCAGAACCGGCTCCAACGGCCCCGGCGCCGCACCCCCGACGACCACGCCCTCGCCCGCCCCGGAAGGCCTTACCTGCCACGGACGTCCCGCCACCATGGTGGGCACCCATGGAGACGACACGCTGACGGGGACCCCCGGACCGGACGTGATCGTCGGGCTGGGTGGCGACGACAGCATCGACGGCGCCACCGGAAACGACGTGATCTGCGGGGGCTCCGGGAACGACGCCCTGTACGGCCTGGAGGACGACGACACCATATTCGGCGGCCCCGGGAACGACTTCATGGCCGGAGGTCTTTCCTTCATGCCGGAGAACGACCACCTGGACGGGGGTCCCGGCGACGACGTGATCTTCGCGGGGTCGGGCGACGACACCGTGATCGGCGGCGAGGGCAACGACACCCTGTACGGGGAGCGGGGTTCGGACCTGATCTACGGCGACCAGGGGGACGATGCGCTGGCCGGCGGCGAGAACGACGACACCATCTGGGGAGGACCCGGGAACGACCGGGTGTACGGGAACGACGAGAACGACACGCTGTACGGTGGCACCGGCGACGATCTCACCGGCGGCGGTCGCGGCCACAACTCCTGCCAGGGCGGCGAGATCGTCCTGGCCTGCGGCAGGGTCATCTTCTGGAAGTATCACGACCCGGGTCCCCCGCCGCCGGCGGGCTCTCCCGCGCCCACCTGCCATGGCCTGCCCGCCACCATCGTGGGCACGCCGGGAGACGACATCCTCAAGGGGACCGACGGGCCGGACGTGATGGTGTCCTTCGGGGGAAACGACATCGTGAACGGCCTGTCCGGCGACGACGTGATCTGCGGCGGGCCGGGTGACGACCAGCTGATCGGCGGCCCGGCCAACGACACGCTGGACGGCCAGGGTGACGACGACACGCTGTTCGGCAACCACGGGGACGACCTGCTCATCGGCGGGCCCGGCGACGACGACATCTACGGCCGGGAGGGCGCCGACCTGGAGAACGGCGGCGCGGGCGACGACCTGCTGACCGGCGGCGCCGGCGGCGACGCCCGCGACGAGCTCCGGGGTGGGCCTGGCCGCGACGTCCTGTTCGCCGCGCCCGGCAACGACCGGCTCTACGGTGGCCCCGACGACGACGTGCTGGACGGGGAGGAGGGCAGCGACCGCGTGGACGGAGGGCCGGGCAACGACGTCCTGGTGGGCGGGCAGGGCAGGGACACCATCACCGGCGACGCCGGCGACGACGGGCTGTTCGGCGAGAGCGAGGCGGACGATCTGGACGGCGGACCGGGGACGGACACACTGGACGGAGGACGTTCCGTCAATCACTGCCACGCCGAGGAGGTGGTGTTCAACTGCTAG
- a CDS encoding type II toxin-antitoxin system HicB family antitoxin → MSEKLRMTIAFEEPDEEGWIVARVVEVPGAISQGRTRQEARENVVDALRLMLSPDDDAGDRGATSDTLELVLAE, encoded by the coding sequence GTGAGCGAGAAACTCCGAATGACCATCGCCTTCGAGGAACCCGACGAAGAGGGATGGATCGTTGCGCGCGTGGTGGAGGTTCCTGGCGCGATCAGCCAGGGGCGGACCCGTCAGGAGGCGCGCGAGAACGTAGTCGACGCGCTCCGCCTCATGCTGTCTCCTGACGACGACGCTGGAGACAGAGGCGCCACGAGCGATACGCTCGAGCTCGTCCTGGCCGAGTGA
- a CDS encoding HU family DNA-binding protein, with product MNKSGLVAEVAKRVDRNKADVARTLDAAMAVIRDTVARGERVALVGFGTFDRQRRNKRVARNPRRPDVPITVPARDVPAFSPGQAFRQAVQGKRRRTPAKTAAGRARAAAASAKRSTGRSKQR from the coding sequence GTGAACAAAAGCGGCCTGGTGGCCGAGGTGGCCAAGCGCGTCGACCGGAACAAGGCGGACGTGGCTCGCACGCTCGACGCGGCCATGGCGGTGATCCGGGACACCGTGGCGCGGGGAGAGCGGGTGGCGCTGGTGGGGTTCGGAACGTTCGATCGCCAGCGCCGCAACAAGCGCGTGGCCCGGAACCCGCGGCGTCCCGACGTTCCCATCACCGTCCCGGCCCGAGACGTCCCGGCCTTCTCGCCGGGACAGGCGTTCCGGCAGGCCGTGCAGGGGAAGCGCCGGAGAACGCCCGCGAAGACCGCCGCCGGTAGGGCCCGGGCCGCGGCCGCCTCCGCGAAGCGCTCCACCGGGCGATCGAAGCAACGCTGA
- a CDS encoding cold shock domain-containing protein has protein sequence MRRDVPQGTIKHYDTANHTGVLLLDDETEVHIDAVSMEGSGLRYLRIGQRVKFDVVEEDGQRLARTLRHITFD, from the coding sequence ATGAGGCGGGACGTGCCCCAAGGGACGATCAAGCACTACGACACGGCAAACCACACCGGGGTCCTGTTGCTCGACGACGAGACCGAGGTGCACATCGACGCGGTCTCGATGGAAGGCTCGGGACTGCGGTACCTGCGCATCGGGCAGCGGGTGAAGTTCGACGTGGTCGAGGAGGACGGGCAGAGGCTGGCCCGAACGCTCCGCCACATCACGTTCGACTAG
- a CDS encoding ABC transporter ATP-binding protein — translation MVVARSLVKRFGTFEAVRGIDFEVAPGECFGFVGPNGAGKTTTMKMISCSSPPSGGVLEVLDLPVTHPREIKRRLGVVPQENNLDEEVSVLENLVIYARYFDISVRVARPRAEELLGFVALEDKRDWNIRLLSGGMKRRLLVARALMNEPEVLILDEPTTGLDPQARHLVWEKLRSLKREGVTLLLTTHYMEEASQLCDRLVIMHEGRILVQGSPRSVIAQQTSPYVIEVFEPEEHAAAALASLESLADRMERLADRWLFYTGDGDAMLAKVRATVSDPGSVWLRGATLEDVFLSLTGRGLLE, via the coding sequence GTGGTGGTGGCGCGCTCCCTGGTCAAGCGATTCGGCACCTTCGAGGCGGTTCGCGGGATCGACTTCGAGGTCGCGCCCGGCGAATGCTTCGGCTTCGTGGGCCCGAACGGCGCCGGGAAGACGACGACCATGAAGATGATCTCGTGCTCGTCGCCGCCTTCCGGCGGGGTGCTCGAGGTCCTGGATCTGCCGGTGACGCACCCACGCGAGATCAAGCGACGCCTGGGAGTGGTCCCGCAGGAGAACAACCTGGACGAGGAGGTCTCGGTCCTGGAGAACCTCGTCATCTACGCCAGGTACTTCGACATCTCCGTGCGAGTGGCCCGGCCCCGCGCCGAGGAGCTGCTGGGGTTCGTGGCCCTCGAGGACAAGCGGGACTGGAACATCCGGCTGCTGTCTGGGGGGATGAAGCGACGGCTGCTGGTGGCCCGGGCCCTCATGAACGAGCCGGAGGTCCTGATCCTCGACGAGCCGACCACCGGGCTCGATCCGCAGGCCCGGCACCTGGTGTGGGAGAAGCTCCGCTCGCTGAAGCGCGAGGGGGTGACCCTCCTGCTGACCACCCACTACATGGAGGAGGCCAGCCAGCTCTGTGACCGGCTGGTGATCATGCACGAGGGGCGGATCCTGGTGCAGGGCTCGCCCCGGTCCGTGATCGCGCAGCAGACCTCGCCGTACGTCATCGAGGTCTTCGAACCCGAGGAGCACGCCGCCGCCGCGCTCGCCTCGCTGGAGAGCCTGGCGGACCGCATGGAACGGCTGGCCGACCGGTGGCTGTTCTACACCGGCGACGGCGACGCCATGCTGGCGAAGGTCCGGGCCACGGTTTCCGATCCCGGGTCGGTGTGGCTCCGTGGTGCCACCCTGGAAGACGTGTTCCTGTCGTTGACGGGCCGCGGGTTGCTCGAGTGA
- a CDS encoding ABC transporter permease has translation MSATTHVRTEPRHRILFRVPDVRLSAAWHLWQRNASIYRRTYKFNILPNFFEPFLYLLAMGLGLGAYLHHIRGVRYIDFIAPGLIATAAMYGTSFEVTFNAFVKMQFGKIYDAVMATPLSIEDVALGEVLWGTSRSVIYGVLFTAIAACFGVVHSWLAVLAPVGIGLIGLMFSVIGLSFTAVVPLIDYFTYYWTLFITPMFLFSGIFFPLDRLPHWVQVVAWFIPLHQGVNLMRGLILTGDAGAAAAAAAWIVVVTAALFVMPLNLMHHRLVH, from the coding sequence GTGAGCGCGACGACCCACGTTCGGACGGAGCCCCGCCACCGGATTCTGTTCCGGGTGCCGGACGTCCGGCTGTCCGCGGCCTGGCACCTGTGGCAGCGAAACGCCTCCATCTACCGCCGGACGTACAAGTTCAACATCCTGCCGAACTTCTTCGAGCCGTTCCTGTACCTGCTGGCCATGGGGCTCGGTCTGGGCGCCTACCTGCACCACATCAGGGGCGTGCGCTACATCGACTTCATCGCCCCCGGGCTGATCGCGACCGCCGCGATGTACGGGACGTCGTTCGAGGTGACCTTCAACGCGTTCGTGAAGATGCAGTTCGGCAAGATCTACGACGCCGTGATGGCGACGCCGCTGTCGATCGAGGACGTCGCGCTGGGCGAGGTGCTGTGGGGAACGTCGCGCTCGGTCATCTACGGGGTGCTGTTCACGGCCATCGCCGCCTGCTTCGGCGTGGTGCATTCCTGGCTGGCCGTGCTGGCACCGGTGGGCATCGGGCTGATCGGCCTGATGTTCTCCGTGATCGGGCTTTCCTTCACGGCGGTGGTGCCGCTCATCGACTACTTCACCTACTACTGGACCCTGTTCATCACGCCCATGTTCCTGTTCTCGGGCATCTTCTTCCCCCTGGACCGCCTGCCCCACTGGGTGCAGGTGGTCGCGTGGTTCATCCCACTGCACCAGGGCGTGAACCTGATGCGCGGGCTCATCCTGACGGGGGATGCGGGGGCGGCGGCGGCCGCGGCGGCGTGGATCGTCGTGGTGACGGCCGCGCTGTTCGTGATGCCGCTGAACCTGATGCACCACCGCCTGGTGCACTGA